One bacterium genomic window, TCGGTGCACCTTCCATCGGCCAGATCGCGCAGCGCGCGATCGGCCAGATGATCCAAAGCGCCACTCCCCGCATCCTTTTCGATCTGCTTATCCCACAATTCCGCATCAAAGTTGTGAAACCATAACCGAAAAGCATTCAGCTGGCGTTTAGGTAAATGTGCCACCACTTGTTCAAGCTCTTTAACATCGGTTTTCATGTCTACATTTTAGCGACTCTGGATCGAGTTTATCAAGGGGGAATTGTTTTGTATTAATTTCTGCGAACGGTCACCTTCACTTTCGGCGCGTTAGCGACGTAAAGTGGGAGGTGTGGTTGGGGCATTCTATTCTCCCGGAATCAACTGACACTTGCCAGACTGATCATCCACCCAAACAAGAAAATGGTTTCCTGGGTACTTTTCCTTGCCTTCGTAAAACACCGACCATCGTTTGTTCTTCTCCGTGAACTCGTACTCTGCCCTTGGCTTCTCGTACTTCGCCAAGTTCCGTCCTTCCCTCACCGCTTCGCGGTTGGCAAGTTCAACGACGTGAGCCTGGACCATGATCGGTCCCCGTCTAGGGTTACCACCACCAGAGCGACAGGACGTCACTAGTGCAATCAGAATGCAGAGTCCAATTCCTATTGTTTTCATCATCTCTGGCCCCAACGTTCACATTGTGCCGCCGGAGCGTTTAGCGACGGTAGGCACGAGTGGGTTGTTGGGGTTGTCCTCGTTTTGATCATCCTGAGTTCCCCCAATGTGGGAGGCGCGCTCCGCGCGGCGATTCTTGTCCCGTTCAGATCCTCCCGGGACCTGTCGCGGCACGGAGTGCCCCTCCCACATTGAATTAATTCCTATCCATCATCTTTTTAATCTCATGCCCCAACGTCAGTGCTGTGGATCGGCGAGCTTGCGAGCCGTATCCTCCGGCGCTTGGTTCGATGCTCCCTTGTCTTTTAATCGTTTGTCAAGAAGTTGCTGATATGCCTTCTGGGCAATGTTGAGTGCCTCCTGTAAGACCACAGGCCGATTTGTTCCGCTGTGGGTAGCCTCAATTTTAAATCCCCTGCCGCCAATAAACCCGATCAGGAGAATCTTCCTGGGATCGTTTTGTGTGTACCAGCAATTCACGTCAAAGATCGGTCGTGAGACACCAGGGAGACCAATGAGCGTCCCGTTGCCGAGATATGATTTCAAGCCGGTACTTGGTTCGAATTCCTCATAACTCATAGGAGTTCCAGAGGTCGTGGTCAGATATGCCTGAATGCCGTAATTATTATACCCGTGATTATCTTCAACTTTGCCAGCATTCCATTCTGATGGCACTGCTTGATACGGCGCGAAATACCACCGCGTGTTCGAGTAGTACTTTTGCCAGTTCTCGACGGGTGCTTCGTCAGGGGGCGCACGCGTACAAGCGCTCATTGCGAGGATGGCTATGAGTAAGGTTGCGATCTGGATACATGCCTTCATATAGTGCATCGAACGTGGTTTTCACGCACGGCGCGATTTAGCGACGTAGCGTGGAAAAACTGGTTCTCCGGGTATCTAAATTAATTTCCTGGAGTTGACCGTTTTCCTGTCCCGAACTTTATTCCCGTTTTGGGCTTCCTGTCACCCGATTTTATTCATCAATCTATCATCATCTCATTCGGGGAACGCTCACAATCTGGCTGAGGAGCGGAGCGACGATAGCCAGAATTGTGTGGTTGGCGATCGATCTAATTCAGTTTTGACGGATCAAACAATCTGGCGCTGTGATACACCGTGAGGATTTCCACACAATATCCCTGCAACCGGTAGACAATCCTGTAATTGCCAAGAATAACTTCACGAATGTCAGGGTTAGACATTTCGGGCACCACTCTTCCGATCTTTGGGAAAGCGGCAATCCGATCAACGACAGCCATTACATCTGTTGCGAAGAGGCAAGCGTATTCCGGCGAGTCATGGGCAATGAACTCAGCGATGGCTTGCAGATCATCCGCAGCCTGCTCAGTCCACTTCACCTCAGCCATTTAGCCATCTTCTCCCTGACTTGGCTATGGGTAATGATTTTCCCAGCATCCGCCTGTTGGATGCCGCGCTCGACCTTTGCCATGAATAACAACCGCTCCATGACATCCTCTATCGAGCTGTCTTCAGGGAGATCCTGTACAGCGTGAAGTACTCTGTCTTTTGTTGTCATGACTAAATACTAGCACTCAGGTTAAATTCCGCAATAATATCTCTTCGCCAACGTTCACACTGTGCCACCGGAGCGTTTAGCGACGGTAGGCACGAGTGTGTTGTTGGGGTTGTCCTTGTTTTGACCATCCTGAGTTCCCCCAATGTGGGAGGCGCGCTCCGCGCGGCGATTCTTGTCCCGTTCAGATCCTCCCGGGACCTGTCGCGGCACGGAGTGCCCCTCCCACATTGAATTAATTCCTATCCATCATTTTTTTAATCTCATGCCCCAACGCCCGCCTTCAACGTTTGTCAACCCGCCAGGGTTGACAATACGTTGCGAGGCGTTGTTCGGTCAGATCTTGATTTCAAAGGTTATGAGTTTGTGTAATCTGTCCAAGACCGTTTTCCGACTCTTCTGGACGGATTCATGATTTGCCTCGGCCCAATAGCCGATCGCGAAGTCGTAATCTCCGTCCTCGTTCTTGCATTTGAACTCGTCCCACAGTTTGGTCAATCCATTCCTGCCCGCCCGATCCAATAAAGAGGCGCAGATCACAAAGTAGGCGTCAGTTTCCGCTACGCACTTCTCGACAACACTGGTTGGGTCGTTCTCCTGAGCGCCTTGGATTTCATGTATGAACGGAACTAACCGTGTCTTGAAATCCCCGAGCACTCGCATCTGTTCAGAGTACTTGCTGGTGCGAAGGGCCACATAGTAACCGACCAAGGCACCAAGCAGTGCGGACAGCCCGGGAACCACGAAGTCTTTCACTATTTCGTCCGTTATCTCGTTCATTCACATCTCTTTCGCATCGCTGTGCCAAATGTCTCGGTTCTGCATGTGGCGCGAGCGCCGCTTGCGATTCGGTTGTTCGATCCTGTCTTCTCTCAGTACACCACCACGAGAACCGTGGACTTGCGAACCTTCTCCACGGCTTCCTCAAAGGGCAACCTCTTCGTTTCCCCTGCAACTTGCGTCTGTTTGGATGCTTCCTGATTGTTCTCAATGAAGGCCATGCTGTAGGACTTCTTGACTGCATAGTTGACGTTTTGGGCGATGCTCCCCGTGTTTTGAACGACAAAGGCGTCATTCAGCCGAGCGACAATGACACCGGCGATGTTGCCGTTCTCATCAGCCAACGGCCCCCCGGAATTCCCCGGTTGGACGGCAGCATCAATCTGATACATGCGGACGTCATCCTGAATGCCGCGCAGACTACTGATCACGCCCTTCGTTACCTTTGGCGAAAACCCTTGCAGGTCGGGCAAAGGGAAGCCGACCGCAAAGACGGTTTGGCCGAGTTGCGCTGTAGGTTCTTTGGCAAACGTTGCAGGAGTGAAGTTGCCTTCGATCTTCAGGAGGACCAAGTCGTTATCGGGGTCACTCTCAATCAATCTTGCGTCGAAGGTTTGTTTCGCCGTTCTGACTTTGATCGCCTTCGCTCCTTCGGTAACATGGCAACTGGAAAGCACATAGCCGGAAGTCGTTATGATGAAGCCGGAGCCAAAGCCTCGGGGCTGA contains:
- a CDS encoding type II toxin-antitoxin system RelE/ParE family toxin, with translation MAEVKWTEQAADDLQAIAEFIAHDSPEYACLFATDVMAVVDRIAAFPKIGRVVPEMSNPDIREVILGNYRIVYRLQGYCVEILTVYHSARLFDPSKLN